In one Drosophila albomicans strain 15112-1751.03 chromosome X, ASM965048v2, whole genome shotgun sequence genomic region, the following are encoded:
- the LOC127565972 gene encoding innexin inx7 produces MLSTFASVKQYLKFDLSRVIIDNIVFKLHYRWTFVLLLVATLLITSRQYIGEHIQCISDNVVAPVINTFCFFTPTFTVVRHVNNTALESGSIFQPGIGPYNRNEDKIKRHAYYQWVPFVLFAQALCFYMPHMLWKKWEGGRIKALVYGLRMVGLTKYLKHDSMRIGKLNIPSMAEAEERVINIRRTMIDRMRLNQSWGAHLVFAELLNLFNLLLQIYWTHRFLGREFLTLGIKVLRERWVDKMDALDVVFPKVTKCTFYKYGASGSLQEHDTLCVMALNIMNEKIYTILWFWYAFLLTVTVLGLLWRLFTVFFYKNVTFSKWSLYWAKPGKIDESDLKSVIQKCNFSNWMFLFFLRTNLSEFLFQKVIYHLASEFPNDPIHDNDINDYKAREREAAGSSGSTAKYPLLESLDTVDAPLLHHRGGASVAPKSPTDGATLPA; encoded by the exons GGTTAAGCAATATCTGAAGTTCGATTTATCGCGTGTGATTATCGATAATATTGTGTTTAAGCTCCACTACCGTTGGACctttgtgttgctgctggtggcaACCCTGTTGATTACCTCGCGTCAATACATTGGCGAGCACATACAGTGCATATCCGATAATGTGGTCGCGCCGGTGATAAACACCTTCTGCTTCTTCACGCCCACGTTTACAGTG GTGCGTCATGTGAACAACACAGCCCTCGAATCGGGCAGCATCTTTCAACCTGGCATCGGACCCTACAATCGCAATGAGGATAAAATCAAGCGACACGCCTACTACCAGTGGGTGCCATTCGTGCTCTTCGCCCAAGCTTTGTGCTTCTACATGCCACACATGCTGTGGAAGAAATGGGAGGGTGGTCGCATCAAGGCACTTGTCTATGGATTGCGTATGGTTGGATTAACGAAATATCTGAAGCATGACAGCATGCGAATTGGCAAACTGAATATACCATCGATGGCGGAGGCTGAGGAGCGTGTGATCAACATACGTCGCACGATGATTGATCGCATGCGATTGAATCAATCGTGGGGCGCACATTTGGTCTTTGCCGAGCTGCTCAACTTGttcaatttgttattgcaAATCTATTGGACGCATCGATTTTTGGGCCGTGAATTTCTCACTTTGGGCATCAAAGTGCTGCGAGAACGTTGGGTCGACAAAATGGATGCACTCGATGTTGTGTTCCCCAAAGTGACCAAGTGCACCTTCTACAAGTATGGTGCCTCAGGTTCGTTGCAGGAACACGACACTCTCTGTGTGATGGCTTTGAACATTATGAACGAGAAGATCTATACCATTCTGTGGTTCTGGTATGCTTTTCTGCTGACCGTCACCGTGCTCGGACTTTTGTGGCGTCTCTTCACTGTCTTCTTCTACAAGAA CGTCACCTTTTCAAAATGGTCGTTATACTGGGCAAAGCCGGGCAAAATAGATGAATCCGATCTGAAGTCGGTTATACAGAAATGCAATTTCTCCAATTGGATGTTCCTGTTCTTTTTGCGCACAAATCTGTCGGAATTCCTCTTCCAAAAGGTCATCTACCATCTGGCCAGCGAGTTCCCCAACGATCCGATACACGATAACGATATCAACGATTACAAGGCACGCGAAAGGGAAGCAGCTGGAAGTTCCGGAAGTACGGCAAAATATCCTCTACTCGAATCACTGGACACCGTGGATGCCCCGTTGTTGCATCATCGCGGCGGAGCGTCTGTTGCACCAAAATCACCCACAGATGGCGCCACGTTGCCTGCCTAA